The region TAGCGTTCGATCCAGCCGTGCGCGACTTCGCCGAACGGCACGAGCCGCTCCTTCGAACCCTTGCCCATCACGCGCACGACGCCTTCGTTCAATCCGACTTCGACCGTCTTCAGCGTGACGAGCTCGCTGACGCGCAGCCCGCTCGCATACATCAGCTCCAGCATCGTGCGATCGCGCAGGCCGAGCGGCGTCGCGATGTCGGGCGCGCCGAGCAGCGCCTCGACCTGGGCCTCCGACAGCGTCGACGGGAACCGCGTGCCCTGCTTCGCAGACGTGATCCGCAGCGTCGGGTCCGCGGTCGCGCGATGCTCGCGCACGGCCCAGCCGTAATAACGGCGGAACACCGACAGCCGCCGGTTCGACGACGTCGCCTTGCCGTCGCTGCGCGCGGCGATGTAGCCGGTCACCATTGCCTCGTCGGCCGCGTCGAGCGGCGCGCCGTGCGTCGCGGCCAGCCATTGCGAAAACAGCATCAGGTCGCGCCGGTACGCATCGAGCGTATTGCGCGCAAGCCCGTGCTCGAGCCACAGCGCATCGCAGAACACGTCGATCGACGCACGGCTCGCGAGCAGCGCGGGCGACGCGTCGGCAATGGAACCCGCATCGGAATCGGGGGACAGCAGCGGTTCGGTCATTTGTACGGCACACCCTCGTGCGCAAGCAGCCAGCGCTTTACTTTCTGGTAGTAGCCACCGTCGTCGTGATTCGCGAAGCCGCCGAGGCCGCCCGCCGCGACGACGCGATGGCATGGAATCACGAGCGGGAAATAGTTCGCGCCGCACGCCTGGCCGACCGCGCGCGGCGCGCTGCCGATGCGCTTCGCGACCTGCCCGTACGTCAGCACCGTGCCTGGCGGAATGTCGCTGATCACGCCCCACACTCGGTGCTGAAACGCGCTGCCGACCTGCGCGAGCGGCAGGTCGAAGCGCGCCGACGCGCGCTCGAAATAACGTTCGATCTGCTCGACTGCCCGCTTCGCGAGCGGCGAATCGGGCGCGACCGTTGCGATCGACTCCGGCAGATAAACGATTTCGCGCACCACCGCGGCATCGGTGCGAATGCCGACCTTGCCGAATGGCGCGTCGATGACTGCGTTGAACATGAGCTTCTCCTTACCGGTGCAACGTGCGGCGCCGCGCCGACACTCTACGCCGCCTTCACGCGGCACGCAGCGCCCATTCGACGTGCTCGCGCACGACCGGCGACGGATCCTCGGCGCGCGCGCGCAACGCGGCGACGATCGCGTCGCGCGCATCCGGCGCGAGTCGATCGCGCGGCGCGCGCAGCGCATTGCCGAGGCCGACCGCGAGATTGCGCAGCCAGCTTTCATGCCCGATGCGCCGGATCGCGCTGCCCTGCATCCGCGTCTCGAACGTGTCGGCATCCCAATCGAACAGCTCGACGAGCGTCGCGCGATCGAGTCCGTGCCGCACGTCGAAATCGGCGACCGGCGCCGCCTGCGCGAACTTGTTCCACGGACACACGAGCTGGCAGTCGTCGCAGCCGTACACGCGGTTGCCGATCAGCGGCCGCAGCGGTTCGGGAATGCTGCCTTTCAGTTCGATCGTCAGATACGAGATACAGCGGCGCGCGTCGACGCGATACGGTTCGACGATCGCGCCGGTCGGGCACGCGTCGATGCAGCGCGTGCAGCTGCCGCAGTGCGCGCCGGGCGTCTCGGGCGCGGTGCCGGGCGCCGTCTGCGCGTCGGTCGGCAGCGGAATGTCGACGTAGATTTCTCCGAGAAAGAACAGCGAGCCCGCGTCGCGCTGCAACAGCAACGTATGCTTGCCGCGCCAGCCGACCCCGGCCTTCTGCGCGAGCTCGACCTCGAGCACCGGCGCGGAATCGGTGAACACGCGGTAGCCGAATCCGCCGATCTCGCGCTCGATGCGCTCCGCGAGCGTCTGCAGCCGGTTGCGCAGCACCTTGTGATAGTCGCGGCCGCGCGCGTAGATCGACACGACGGCCGCCTGCGGATCGTCGACGCGCGCGCGCTCGCGTGCGCGCCAGTCGTGCGGCGCGAGCGCGCCTGCCGCCGCATCGGGCGCGTCGGCGGCCAGCGTTTCGGCCGGCAGATACGCGAGCCGTGCGGAAATCACGCGTCGCGTGCCGGCCACAAGTTCGGCCGGCCGCGCGCGTTTCATCCCGTGTTTGGCCATATAATCCATTTCGCCGTGGTACCCGGCTTCCAGCCAGGCGGCGAGGCCCGCTTCGGCATCCGAGAGATCGGTGTCGCTGATGCCGATTGCCCCGAAACCCAATTCGCGCCCCCACGCCCTGATGCGAGCGGCGAGCGCAGTCAACGTCGCATCATCGAGCGCGCACGGCGCCGCGCCTTCGGCACGAGTCGAAGGGGTGTCGGATGCGGCGAGTTCCGGTAATCGGTTCATCGCACTATTTTACGAGAATGCCAGCCACGCCCCATACGCGTCACGCCGACACGCTGCCCGCCCCGCTCGCGGAGCGCGTAATCGCACTCGCCGACGAAGCGGCGACCGAAGCCTTCGGCGCCCGCTTCGCGCACGCGCTCGACGCGGCGCGCACCGAACTCGCCCGAGCGCACGCGTTCGAGGGGCTGCAGATTCAGCTGCTCGGCGATCTCGGCGCGGGCAAAACGACCCTCGTGCGCGCGGTCCTGCGCGGCCTCGGCCATGCCGGCCGCGTGCGCAGCCCGACCTACACGCTCGTCGAACCGTACGCGTTCGCACGCGACGACGGGGAACTTGAGGTCTATCACTTCGATCTGTATCGATTCAACGATCCGGCCGAATGGTCCGATGCAGGCTTTCGCGAATACTTCAATTCCAGCGCGATCTGCCTCGTCGAATGGCCGCAACAGGCGGGCACCCTGCTCGGCGTGCCCGATCTGGTTTTCTCGCTCGACGTGGACGGCGAAGGCCGCGCCCTCACCGTCCGGGCGTACAGCGCTTCAGGAAAGGCATGTCTCGAAAGATGTTGATCAAACCGTTCCGCTCGATCGAATCGGCGGCCACCGCGACGCACAACTGGCGGCGCCGTCAGATCCTGCGCGCGGGCGCGTCGACGCTGGTGCTCGGCCTCGCCGCGCCGCGGCTCGCGCATGCGTCGTCGGTGCTCGGCGTGCGCGTGTGGCCCGCCCGCGATTACACGCGCGTCACGATCGAATCCGACCAGCCGCTGCAGAATAGCCAACAGCTCTTGCAGGCTCCCGACCGCCTCGTCGTCGACCTGACCGGCCTCGAGCTCGACCAGGCGCTGCGCGACCTCGTGTCGAAGATCGCACCGAACGATCCGCAGATCCAGTCGGTGCGCGTCGGCCAGTATCAGCCGCATGTCGTGCGGATGGTGTTCGACCTGAAGGGCTCGGTGAAGCCGCAGGTTTTCACGCTGCCGCCGGTCGGCACCTACAAGTACCGGCTCGTGTTCGACCTCTATCCGGCCGTCGCGCCCGATCCGCTGGCCGATCTGATCGCGCAGACCGAACGCAAGGAACAGGCGCTCAACGACACCGCGCGTGCGCAGCAGATGCAGCCGCCGACCACGCTCGCGGGCCCGGCCGCACCGCCGCCCTCGGCGGCAGACAACAGCGACGCGTTCTTCCAGCGCTTCGCGCAGAACGCTCCGGCGACGCCGCGCACGCCGCCGGCCGCGGCCACACCGTCGGCACCGGCGAAGCCGGCCGTCAAGCCGCCGGCCGTCATCGCGCGCCGCGACGACAGCGACGACGACGGCGACACCTACAAGTTCACCGCGCCGAAGTCGGGCAAGGGCGGCACCATGCGCCTGTTGACGGTCGCGATCGATCCGGGCCACGGCGGCGAGGATCCCGGCGCGATCGGCGGCGGCGGTACGTACGAGAAACACATCGCACTCGACATCGCGAAGAAGCTGCGCGCGAAGATCGACGGCGCGCCGAACATGCGCGCAATGATGACGCGCGATGCCGACTTCTTCGTGCCGCTGAACGTGCGCGTGCAGAAGGCGCGCCGCGTGGGCGCCGATTTGTTCGTGTCGATCCATGCGGATGCGTTTACGACGCCGTCCGCGAGCGGCTCGTCGGTGTTCGCACTGTCGGATCACGGTGCGTCGAGCGCGGCCGCGCGCTGGCTCGCGAACAAGGAAAACGCGTCGGACCTGATCGGCGGCATCAACATCAAGACGCAAGACGCGGCCGTGAGCCGCGCGCTGTTCGACATGTCGACGACCGCGCAGATCCGCGATTCGCTGCGTTACGGCAATTACGTGCTGAAGGAAGTCGGCGGCATCAACAAGCTGCACAAAGGCTCGGTCGAGCAGGCCGGATTCGCGGTGCTGAAAGCGCCGGACATTCCGTCGATTCTGGTCGAGACCGCGTTCATCAGCAATCCGGACGAAGAGCGCAAACTCAACGACGACAGCTATCGCGACGAGATGGCCGACGCGATCTTCCGCGGCATCAAGCGCTACTTCGCCGCGAATCCGCCGCTCGCGAAGAACCGGATGGCCTGACGGCCGCACGCGCGAGCGCCCTCTCCCGCGCCGCCGGCACGCGCCGCGTGCCGGCGCGTCACGACGCCGCGAAACGGCGTATCAGCTTCCCGCCGAACACGTTCACCGCAAGGCCAGCCAGCACGAGCGCCGCGCCGATCAGCTGCGCGTGGCTCAGGTGCTCGTCGAGCAGCAGCGCCGACGACGCGAGCCCGACGATCGGCACCAGCAGCGAGAACTGAGCGACCTGCGCAGCCGGATAGCGCGACATCAGGCGGCTCCATAATCCGTAGCCGAGCAGCGTTGCAACGAACGCCAGATACACGACCGCGAAAATCGATGCGCGGTCGAGCCCGGCCAGCGCGGCGCCGATCCGCTGCGGCCCCTCGAACCACAGCGACAGCACGAAGAACGGCACGGGCGGCACGAGGCTCGCCCACACGACGAGCGAGACCAGGTTCGCGTTGCCGACTTTCTTCGTGACGATATTGCCGAACGCCCACATCGCGGCCGAGCCGATGGTCAGCAGGAAGCCCGCGAGCGTCATCGCGCTGCCGCCCTGCACGGCGATCACGACGAGCCCGGCCGCGGCGATCGCCAGGCCGACCAGGTTCTGCACGCGCAGCCGCTCGCCGAGGAACAGCATCGCGAACACAAGCGTGAAGAACGCCTGCGACTGCAGCACCAGCGACGCAAGGCCGGCCGGCATGCCGACGTACATGCCGGTGAACAGGAACACGAACTGGCCGAGCTGGATCGTCGCGCCGTACAGCAGCAGCATGCGCCATGGAATCTGCGGGCGGCGCACGAAGAACACCGCAGGCACCGCCGCGAGCGTGAAACGCAGCGCACCGAGCAGCATCGGCGGCATGCCGTGCAGGCCGACCTTGATCACGACAAAGTTCACACCCCACGCGAGGATCACGACCAGCGCGAGCAGCAGGTCCTTCGGGGCCATCATCGGCGTCTCCTCGATTGTCGGATGAGTTCGAAAGGCGCTCAGTCTACCGGGTTTCGCCGCACCGCCCGATACCCGCGCGGCGCGAATGGAATCGGCGCGCGCGCGGGCGTGCGGGGCTCCCCGGACCGGGCACGCCGCATGCCTGCGGCCGCTGCAGCGCAACACGCACCGCGTCGGCTCGCTCCATCGCACCGCCGGCACGCCGCGTTCCCCGTCGCCCGCGCGGCTGTGCCGCCGGTACAATGACCGGCAAACCTGCCGTCCCCCACGAGGCCCCCCATGACCGACCCGATCAAAGCCCTGCTGAAGCCGCACATCCGCGACATCGGCAACCTGCAGGTGCGCCGCACGCTGCCCGCGCTCGCCGCACGCCTCGTCGGCCCGTTCATCTTCTTCGATCACATGGGCCCCGCCGCGCTGCCGGCCGGCACCGGGCTCGACGTGCGCCCGCATCCGCACATCGGGCTCGCGACCGTCACGTACCTGTTCGACGGTGCGATCCTGCACCGCGACAGCCTGGGCTCGCTGCAGGAAATCGTGCCGGGCGACGTGAACTGGATGACCGCCGGACGCGGGATCGTGCACTCGGAGCGCACGCCCGACGCGCAGCGCGCGAGCGGCCATACCGTCCACGGTATCCAGACCTGGGTCGCACTGCCGGTCGCGCACGAGACCACGGAGCCGTCGTTCGAGCACCATCCGGCCGACACGCTGCCCAAGCATCAAGAAAACGGGGTCGCGCTGACCGTGATCGCCGGCGACGCATTCGGCCTGCGCTCGCCCGTCAAGACGTTCTCGCGCACGCTGTACGTCGCCGCCGAATTCGCGGCCGGCGGCCGCGTCGAGCTCGATGCGTCGCATCAGGAGCGCGCCGTCTATGTGGTCGACGGTGACCTGACGATCGACGGCACGAGCGTGCCGGCCGAGCAGATGGCCGTGCTCGCGCCGGGTGCGACGGTCACGCTCGCGAGCGCCCATGGCGCACGCGCGATGCTGCTCGGCGGCGACAAGATCGACGGCGAGCGCTTCATCGAATGGAATTTCGTTGCCAGCAGCCGCGACGCGATCGAGCGCGCGAAGCGGGCATGGACGAACCAGGAAATGGGCAAGGTGCCCGGCGAAACCGAGTGGATTCCGCTGCCCGAATCGAAGCCGCGTTGAAAAAGCGCGCGCCGCCCCCACCCTGACGACATTCGAACGGAAGAGAACGACATGGATACCACGCTTGCCACTTTCGAAAGAGACGTCATAGAGGCGTCGCTGGACACGCCCGTGCTGGTCGACTTCTGGGCGCCGTGGTGCGGCCCGTGCAAGACGCTCGGCCCGCTGCTCGAAAAGCTCGAAGCCGACTACGAAGGGCGCTGGAAGCTCGTGAAGGTTAACGTCGACGAGAATCAGGAACTCGCCGCGCATTTCCAGACGCGCAGCATTCCGCACGTGATCGCATTCGCGGACGGCCGCCCGGTCGACCAGTTCATCGGCGTGCTGCCGGAAGGACAGTTGCGCGCGTTTCTCGACCGGCTGCTGCCGGCGCCCGACGAAGCGGAGCGCCGCGCCGCACAAGATGCGATCGCCGAATCCCGCTACGACGATGCACTCGCGCACCTCGAAGCCGCGCTCGCGCTGAACCCCGGCTTCGAGGATGCACGGCTTGACCTGATCGAGCTGCTGCTCGCGCGCAACGACGTGGACGCCGCACGCGCCGAAGCCGAACGCCTGTCGCCGCAGACGCTTCAGGGCGCGGATCCGCGCTACCAGGCGATCAAGACCCGTTTCGATGCGCTCGATGCAACGGCCGACCTGCCGCCGACCGACGCGCTCGAAGCACGCATCGCCGCCAATCCCGCCGATCTCGAAGCGCGCTTCGACCTCGCGCAGACCCTGATCGCTCGACGCGCGTACGAAGGCGCACTCGAGCAGTTGCTGGAAATCGTGTTGCGCGACCGCACGTATGGCGACGATCTCGGCCGCCGCACGATGATTTCGGTGTTCGAACTGGCGGGCGATCGGCCCGAGCTCGTCGCCGCGTGGCGGCGCAAGCTGAGCATGGCGCTCAATTGATTGTCCGAACGGCCGGCCGCAACGGCCTGGCCGGTTCGCGAACGTACGGCGGCGCCGCCGCCGTACCGCACGCACCATTCCCGTTCGCGGCCCGAGCTGCCCCGATCAGCCGGCAGCGCGCGCCGCAATTGCGCGCAATGCGTGCGCGGCCGCCGCGAACCCGAAGCTCGCGGTCACGCACACGCTCGACCCGAACCCCGCGCAGTTGAGCCCCGCGACATGCGCGGCGGTGGACGGCTCCGCACCATCCTCGATGTCGCAAGCGGCCGCCTCCGGATAGATCAGCGGCTCGTCCGAATACACGGCGCTGATCCTGAAGCGCGCTTTCGGCCCGCGCGGGAAGCCGTGCTGCTTGCGCAACTGCGCGCGCACCTTCGACAGCAGCGGATCCTGGATCGTCAGCGCGAGATCGTCGATGCGGATGCGCGTCGGATCGAGCTGGCCGCCCGCGCCGCCAACCGTGACGAGCGGCTGCCCCTTCGCGACGCACCATGCGATCAGCGCGACCTTCGTGCGCACGCTGTCGATCGCGTCGATCACGTAGTCGAAGCCGCCGCCGAGCAGCGCATCGAAATTGTCGGGCTCCGCGAAATCCTCGATCCTGTTCACGCGGCACGCGGGGTCGATCAGCGCGATGCGCTCGGCCATCGCGTCGACCTTCGGCTTTCCGTAATTGCCGTCGAGCGCGTGGATCTGCCGGTTCGTATTGCTTTCCGCGACGTTGTCGAGATCGATCAGCGTGAGTGTGCCGATCGCGCTGCGCGCGAGCGCCTCGGCCGTCCACGACCCGACGCCGCCGATGCCGATCACGGCCACGTGTGCGCGCTCGAACGCGGCGAGCGCCGGTGCGCCGTACAACCGCGCAATACCGCCGAAGCGGCGCTCGCGATCCACGTCAAGCTGGATCGTCGGGGTCGGGGTAAGATCAGAGGAACTGTGCGGGGCGGCGTCGGCGGCAGACATGGCAGCAAGGAAAACGTAAGTCGTGCAGCCCTCTATTTTGCCTGAAGTCCCCGCCCGCACGCGGCACCGCGCACGCACGATTCCCGCGCGTTCGCTATACTGGCCCCCGATTGAAGCGTTTGCATAACATGACGACACTCGCCGATCTCCGCATCAACTATTCGCGTGCTTCGCTCGACGAAGCCGACGCCGCCCCGGACCCGTTCGCGCAGTTCGATCGCTGGTTCAAGGAGGCGCTCGACGCCAAACTTCCCGAGCCCAATACGATGACGCTGGCAACCGTCGGCGACGACGGCCGCCCGTCGGCCCGAATCGTGCTCATCAAGGGCGTCGACGAACGCGGGTTCGTCTTCTTTACCAATTACGAAAGCCGCAAGGGCCGCGACCTCGCCGCCCATCCGTACGCGGCGCTGCTGTTTTACTGGATCGAACTCGAGCGCCAGGTGCGCATCGAGGGCCGTATCGAGAAAACCAGCGCCGACGAAAGCGACCGCTATTTCGCGTCGCGCCCGCTCGGCTCGCGCATCGGCGCGTGGGCGTCCGAGCAGAGCGCGGTGATCGACAGCCGCGCGACGCTCGAAGCGCGCGAGAAGGCCGTGGCCGAGCGCTACGGCGAGAACCCGCCGCGCCCGCCGCACTGGGGCGGCTACCGTGTCGTGCCCGACGCGATCGAGTTCTGGCAGGGCCGCCCGTCGCGGCTGCACGACCGGCTGCTCTATACGCGCGACGCAGCGGCGGCGTCGGGCTGGACGATCTCGCGCCTGTCGCCGTAAACAACCGGCCGCAGCGGCGCCGGCGCGTGCCGGCCGTACTTCGTGTTGCATCCGGGCGCCCGTGCCGCAAGGGCTGGCGCCGTCAAGAAACTCGGCTGTATTCGATTCAACGAACAAACGGAGAATCCAAATGTTCTGGGAAAAGAAGCTGGCGCAGTGGGCGGACGATGTACGGGCGAAAGCGAACATACCGGCGCGCCTCGTGCTGTGGAACGGCGATCAACTCGATTTCGGCACGTTCAGCGCGCCGCAGGTCACGCTGAAGGTCAACAGCGCGTCCGCGTTGCCGCTTTTGCTCGAACCGAGCCTCGACAATCTCGGCGAGGCGTACGTGAAGGGCAAGATCGACATCGAAGGCAAGCTGTCGGACATCATCAACATCGGGTACTCGCTCGCACGGAGTACCGTGACGAGCGCAAGCAAGCTCGCGCGGGTGAAGCGCTACTTCAACCACACGAAGAGCAGCGACAAGAAGGCGATCCAGTACCACTACGACGTCTCGAACGAGTTCTACCAGCTGTGGCTCGACGAGAACATGGTGTACTCGTGTGCGTACTTCGAGAACGGCGACGAAGATCTCGCTACCGCGCAGATCAAGAAGATCGACCACATCCTCACCAAGATCCGGCTGGAGCCGGGCCAGCGCCTGCTCGACATCGGCTGCGGCTGGGGCGCGCTCGTGCTGCGGGCCGCGCAGAAGTTCGGCGCGACGTGCCTCGGCGTGACGCTGTCGCAGAACCAGTTCGACCTGGCAACCGCGCGCGTGAAGGCGGCCGGGCTCGAAGACAAGATCGAGATCCGCCTGCAGGACTATCGCGAGGTCGAAGGCCAGTTCGATCGCATCACGAGCGTCGGGATGTTCGAGCACGTCGGGCGCAAGAACCTGCCGCTCTATTTCTCGCGCATCCGCGAACTGCTGACGGACGACGGCATCGCGATGAACCACGGGATCACGTCGACCGACGCGGAGAGCGGCGAGACCGCGCTCGGCGGCGGCGAATTCATCGACCGCTACGTGTTCCCGGACGGCGAGCTGCCGCACATCAGCCTCGCGCTCGAAGCGGCGCAGCGCGGCGGGCTCGAAGCGATTGACATCGAAAGCCTGCGGCGACACTATGCGCGCACGCTCGACATCTGGACCGAGAACTTCGAGGCGAAGGCGGAACAGGCGCGTGCGCTCGTCGACGACGAAAAATTCCGCATCTGGCGCGTCTATCTGGCCGGCTGCGCGTATGCGTTCGAGCACGACGACGTATCGATCTTCCAGATCGTGTGCCGCAAGGCCGGCCGCAGCGCGAAAACGCTGCCGTGGTCGCGGCGCTACATGTACGAAAACCCGCTGCCGCGCTAGGCGGCGCTTCACGCTGGGCATGCATGGGTGACGGCAGCACGCGGCGCAACGCGCCGCCGCAACGACAGCAACGCGACGGACCGGACGAGTCGCACGCCGACGGGCAGTTCGACCTGTTCGGCGCGCCCGGCGACGCGCGTGCGAACGACGATCACCCCGCAGGCGCCGGCGCGTACGCCACGCCGGACGAACACGGCACTGCGCGCCCGGCGAAATCGCCGGCGCGCGCCGGCCGCGCACCGTCCCGCGCTTCGTCGGATCGCGAACCGGAGCCTGCGCCCTCCTCCGGCCTGCTATGGGACGAACCGTCGCCGCCCGCCGCGCCGTCGAAGAAAGGCCGGGGCCGGCGCGGCGTGCCGCCGGCCCCGGTGTCCGCCGAAGTCGCCGACGCGGCGGCCGCGCTGCCGCCGAACGTGCGGCTGGGCACGTCGTCGTGGTATTTCCCCGGCTGGGACGGCATCGTCTACGACGGCGAGTTCGCGCAGACGAAGCTGTCCCGCGAGGGGCTCGAAGCGTACGGTGCGCATCCGCTGCTGAAAAGCGTCAGCCTCGACCGGTCGTTCTACAGCCCGCTGTCGGTGGCCGATTATTTGCGCTATGCGCAACAGGTGCCCGACGACTTCCGGTTCGTCGTGAAAGCGCCGGCGTCCGTCACCGACGCGGTTGTGCGCGGCCGGCGCGGCGAGCCGTCCGGCCCGAACCCGACGTTTCTCGACGCGCAGCTGGCAACACAGGAGTTCGTGCAGCCCTGCATCGACGGGCTCGGCAAGAAAGCCGGCGTGCTCGTGTTCCAGTTTTCGCCGATGCCCGATCAGCTGCTCGCCGAACCAGCCGCACTGATCGACCGGCTGTCGGCGTTCTTCGCGGCGCTGCCGCCGTTGCCGCCTGATCCCGACGGCACGCGCTACGCGATCGAAATCCGCGACGCGTGCCTGCTCACGCCGCGCTTCATCCGCGCGCTGGCCGCGCTCGGCGTGCGCTACTGCGTCGGGCTGCATGCGCGGATGCCCGACCCGCTGCGTCAGGCGGCCGCGCTCGCATTGCTCGACGGCGACGCGCCGGGCCCGCTGATCGTGCGCTGGAGCCT is a window of Burkholderia latens DNA encoding:
- the queG gene encoding tRNA epoxyqueuosine(34) reductase QueG — protein: MNRLPELAASDTPSTRAEGAAPCALDDATLTALAARIRAWGRELGFGAIGISDTDLSDAEAGLAAWLEAGYHGEMDYMAKHGMKRARPAELVAGTRRVISARLAYLPAETLAADAPDAAAGALAPHDWRARERARVDDPQAAVVSIYARGRDYHKVLRNRLQTLAERIEREIGGFGYRVFTDSAPVLEVELAQKAGVGWRGKHTLLLQRDAGSLFFLGEIYVDIPLPTDAQTAPGTAPETPGAHCGSCTRCIDACPTGAIVEPYRVDARRCISYLTIELKGSIPEPLRPLIGNRVYGCDDCQLVCPWNKFAQAAPVADFDVRHGLDRATLVELFDWDADTFETRMQGSAIRRIGHESWLRNLAVGLGNALRAPRDRLAPDARDAIVAALRARAEDPSPVVREHVEWALRAA
- a CDS encoding N-acetylmuramoyl-L-alanine amidase, which gives rise to MSRKMLIKPFRSIESAATATHNWRRRQILRAGASTLVLGLAAPRLAHASSVLGVRVWPARDYTRVTIESDQPLQNSQQLLQAPDRLVVDLTGLELDQALRDLVSKIAPNDPQIQSVRVGQYQPHVVRMVFDLKGSVKPQVFTLPPVGTYKYRLVFDLYPAVAPDPLADLIAQTERKEQALNDTARAQQMQPPTTLAGPAAPPPSAADNSDAFFQRFAQNAPATPRTPPAAATPSAPAKPAVKPPAVIARRDDSDDDGDTYKFTAPKSGKGGTMRLLTVAIDPGHGGEDPGAIGGGGTYEKHIALDIAKKLRAKIDGAPNMRAMMTRDADFFVPLNVRVQKARRVGADLFVSIHADAFTTPSASGSSVFALSDHGASSAAARWLANKENASDLIGGINIKTQDAAVSRALFDMSTTAQIRDSLRYGNYVLKEVGGINKLHKGSVEQAGFAVLKAPDIPSILVETAFISNPDEERKLNDDSYRDEMADAIFRGIKRYFAANPPLAKNRMA
- a CDS encoding methylated-DNA--[protein]-cysteine S-methyltransferase, which produces MFNAVIDAPFGKVGIRTDAAVVREIVYLPESIATVAPDSPLAKRAVEQIERYFERASARFDLPLAQVGSAFQHRVWGVISDIPPGTVLTYGQVAKRIGSAPRAVGQACGANYFPLVIPCHRVVAAGGLGGFANHDDGGYYQKVKRWLLAHEGVPYK
- the xerD gene encoding site-specific tyrosine recombinase XerD; translated protein: MTEPLLSPDSDAGSIADASPALLASRASIDVFCDALWLEHGLARNTLDAYRRDLMLFSQWLAATHGAPLDAADEAMVTGYIAARSDGKATSSNRRLSVFRRYYGWAVREHRATADPTLRITSAKQGTRFPSTLSEAQVEALLGAPDIATPLGLRDRTMLELMYASGLRVSELVTLKTVEVGLNEGVVRVMGKGSKERLVPFGEVAHGWIERYLRDARPALLGARAADALFVTARGDGMTRQQFWNIIKRHALKADVRAHLSPHTLRHAFATHLLNHGADLRVVQLLLGHSDISTTQIYTHVARERLKTLHAQHHPRG
- the trxA gene encoding thioredoxin, with amino-acid sequence MDTTLATFERDVIEASLDTPVLVDFWAPWCGPCKTLGPLLEKLEADYEGRWKLVKVNVDENQELAAHFQTRSIPHVIAFADGRPVDQFIGVLPEGQLRAFLDRLLPAPDEAERRAAQDAIAESRYDDALAHLEAALALNPGFEDARLDLIELLLARNDVDAARAEAERLSPQTLQGADPRYQAIKTRFDALDATADLPPTDALEARIAANPADLEARFDLAQTLIARRAYEGALEQLLEIVLRDRTYGDDLGRRTMISVFELAGDRPELVAAWRRKLSMALN
- a CDS encoding EamA family transporter codes for the protein MAPKDLLLALVVILAWGVNFVVIKVGLHGMPPMLLGALRFTLAAVPAVFFVRRPQIPWRMLLLYGATIQLGQFVFLFTGMYVGMPAGLASLVLQSQAFFTLVFAMLFLGERLRVQNLVGLAIAAAGLVVIAVQGGSAMTLAGFLLTIGSAAMWAFGNIVTKKVGNANLVSLVVWASLVPPVPFFVLSLWFEGPQRIGAALAGLDRASIFAVVYLAFVATLLGYGLWSRLMSRYPAAQVAQFSLLVPIVGLASSALLLDEHLSHAQLIGAALVLAGLAVNVFGGKLIRRFAAS
- a CDS encoding SAM-dependent methyltransferase, whose amino-acid sequence is MFWEKKLAQWADDVRAKANIPARLVLWNGDQLDFGTFSAPQVTLKVNSASALPLLLEPSLDNLGEAYVKGKIDIEGKLSDIINIGYSLARSTVTSASKLARVKRYFNHTKSSDKKAIQYHYDVSNEFYQLWLDENMVYSCAYFENGDEDLATAQIKKIDHILTKIRLEPGQRLLDIGCGWGALVLRAAQKFGATCLGVTLSQNQFDLATARVKAAGLEDKIEIRLQDYREVEGQFDRITSVGMFEHVGRKNLPLYFSRIRELLTDDGIAMNHGITSTDAESGETALGGGEFIDRYVFPDGELPHISLALEAAQRGGLEAIDIESLRRHYARTLDIWTENFEAKAEQARALVDDEKFRIWRVYLAGCAYAFEHDDVSIFQIVCRKAGRSAKTLPWSRRYMYENPLPR
- the pdxH gene encoding pyridoxamine 5'-phosphate oxidase codes for the protein MTTLADLRINYSRASLDEADAAPDPFAQFDRWFKEALDAKLPEPNTMTLATVGDDGRPSARIVLIKGVDERGFVFFTNYESRKGRDLAAHPYAALLFYWIELERQVRIEGRIEKTSADESDRYFASRPLGSRIGAWASEQSAVIDSRATLEAREKAVAERYGENPPRPPHWGGYRVVPDAIEFWQGRPSRLHDRLLYTRDAAAASGWTISRLSP
- the tcdA gene encoding tRNA cyclic N6-threonylcarbamoyladenosine(37) synthase TcdA yields the protein MSAADAAPHSSSDLTPTPTIQLDVDRERRFGGIARLYGAPALAAFERAHVAVIGIGGVGSWTAEALARSAIGTLTLIDLDNVAESNTNRQIHALDGNYGKPKVDAMAERIALIDPACRVNRIEDFAEPDNFDALLGGGFDYVIDAIDSVRTKVALIAWCVAKGQPLVTVGGAGGQLDPTRIRIDDLALTIQDPLLSKVRAQLRKQHGFPRGPKARFRISAVYSDEPLIYPEAAACDIEDGAEPSTAAHVAGLNCAGFGSSVCVTASFGFAAAAHALRAIAARAAG
- a CDS encoding pirin family protein, whose product is MTDPIKALLKPHIRDIGNLQVRRTLPALAARLVGPFIFFDHMGPAALPAGTGLDVRPHPHIGLATVTYLFDGAILHRDSLGSLQEIVPGDVNWMTAGRGIVHSERTPDAQRASGHTVHGIQTWVALPVAHETTEPSFEHHPADTLPKHQENGVALTVIAGDAFGLRSPVKTFSRTLYVAAEFAAGGRVELDASHQERAVYVVDGDLTIDGTSVPAEQMAVLAPGATVTLASAHGARAMLLGGDKIDGERFIEWNFVASSRDAIERAKRAWTNQEMGKVPGETEWIPLPESKPR
- the tsaE gene encoding tRNA (adenosine(37)-N6)-threonylcarbamoyltransferase complex ATPase subunit type 1 TsaE → MPATPHTRHADTLPAPLAERVIALADEAATEAFGARFAHALDAARTELARAHAFEGLQIQLLGDLGAGKTTLVRAVLRGLGHAGRVRSPTYTLVEPYAFARDDGELEVYHFDLYRFNDPAEWSDAGFREYFNSSAICLVEWPQQAGTLLGVPDLVFSLDVDGEGRALTVRAYSASGKACLERC